In a genomic window of Streptomyces sp. NBC_01231:
- the tuf gene encoding elongation factor Tu, producing MSKTAYIRTKPHLNIGTMGHVDHGKTTLTAAITKVLADRGSGGSTRYVPFDRIDRAPEEAARGITINIAHVEYETDTRHYAHVDMPGHADYVKNMVTGAAQLDGAILVVSALDGIMPQTAEHVLLARQVGVNHVVVALNKADAGDEELIDLVELEVRELLTAHGYGGDAAPVVRVSGLRALEGDPRWTASVEALLDAVDTYVPMPERYLDAPFLMPVENVLTITGRGTVVTGAVERGRVRVGDRVEVLGSAVETVVTGLETFGRPMEEAEAGDNVALLLRGVPRDAVRRGHVVAVPGSVVPRSRFSAQVYVLSTREGGRSTPVATGYRPQFYIRTADVVGSVDLGESAVARPGETVTMTVELGREVPLETGLGFAIREGGRTVGAGTVTAVE from the coding sequence ATGTCCAAGACGGCTTACATCCGCACCAAACCGCATCTGAACATCGGCACGATGGGTCATGTCGACCACGGCAAGACCACCCTGACCGCCGCCATCACCAAGGTCCTGGCCGACCGCGGATCCGGCGGCAGCACCCGCTACGTGCCGTTCGACCGCATCGACCGGGCGCCGGAGGAGGCCGCGCGCGGCATCACCATCAACATCGCGCACGTCGAGTACGAGACCGACACCCGCCACTACGCGCACGTGGACATGCCGGGCCACGCCGACTACGTCAAGAACATGGTCACCGGCGCCGCGCAGCTCGACGGGGCGATCCTCGTGGTCTCCGCGCTCGACGGGATCATGCCGCAGACCGCCGAACACGTGCTGCTGGCCCGGCAGGTGGGCGTGAACCACGTCGTCGTCGCCCTCAACAAGGCCGACGCGGGCGACGAGGAGCTCATCGACCTGGTCGAGCTGGAGGTGCGCGAGCTGCTCACCGCGCACGGCTACGGCGGCGACGCGGCGCCCGTCGTACGGGTCTCGGGGCTCAGGGCCCTGGAGGGGGACCCGCGGTGGACGGCCTCGGTCGAGGCGCTGCTCGACGCGGTCGACACATATGTGCCGATGCCCGAGCGGTACCTGGACGCGCCCTTCCTGATGCCGGTGGAGAACGTGCTCACCATCACCGGCCGGGGGACGGTCGTCACGGGCGCGGTCGAGCGGGGCAGAGTGCGCGTCGGGGACCGGGTCGAAGTGCTCGGGTCCGCCGTGGAGACGGTCGTCACGGGACTGGAGACCTTCGGCAGGCCGATGGAGGAGGCGGAGGCCGGGGACAACGTGGCGCTGCTGCTGCGGGGCGTTCCGCGGGACGCGGTGCGCCGGGGCCATGTGGTGGCGGTGCCCGGCAGTGTGGTTCCCCGGAGTCGTTTCTCGGCGCAGGTGTATGTGCTGTCGACGCGTGAGGGTGGCCGTTCGACGCCGGTCGCCACGGGGTACCGGCCGCAGTTCTACATTCGCACCGCGGATGTGGTCGGTTCCGTGGACCTGGGGGAGAGCGCGGTCGCCCGGCCCGGGGAGACGGTCACGATGACCGTCGAGCTGGGTCGTGAAGTGCCGCTGGAGACGGGGCTCGGATTCGCCATCCGTGAGGGCGGGCGGACCGTGGGGGCGGGGACCGTGACCGCCGTCGAGTGA
- a CDS encoding VTT domain-containing protein: MLDATTRSGGTATASPRATLTELALAQELVTTAPAPVGFAARCSRVLLSPWSRLSLLLVLLAGAASTVLLFEPQRLLADGWPPQLGGAAAALVFAVAYGLCTVAFVPRPLLNLAAGALFGSQFGIGSALAGTVLGAGIAFGLGRILGQDALRPLLRGRWLKAADGQLSRHGFRSMLAARLFPGVPFWAANYCAAVSRMGYVPFLVATGLGSIPNTAAYVVAGARASTPTSPAFLIAMACIALPALVGAAIAWRKRHQLRGVR; the protein is encoded by the coding sequence ATGCTCGATGCCACCACCCGCTCTGGGGGCACCGCCACGGCCTCTCCCCGGGCCACCCTCACGGAGCTCGCCCTCGCCCAGGAGCTCGTCACCACCGCCCCCGCGCCGGTGGGTTTCGCCGCGCGCTGTTCGAGAGTGCTGTTGTCGCCGTGGTCGCGCCTGTCCCTGCTCCTAGTGCTGCTCGCCGGCGCCGCCTCGACGGTGCTGCTGTTCGAGCCGCAGCGGCTGCTGGCGGACGGCTGGCCACCACAGCTCGGCGGAGCCGCGGCGGCACTCGTCTTCGCGGTTGCGTACGGGCTGTGCACGGTCGCCTTCGTGCCCCGCCCCCTGCTGAACCTGGCGGCGGGCGCTCTCTTCGGATCCCAGTTCGGGATCGGCTCGGCTCTCGCGGGCACGGTGCTCGGCGCCGGAATCGCCTTCGGCCTGGGCCGGATACTCGGCCAGGACGCACTGCGTCCGCTGCTGCGGGGCCGGTGGCTGAAGGCCGCGGACGGGCAGCTCAGCCGGCACGGCTTCCGCTCGATGCTGGCGGCGCGGCTGTTCCCCGGAGTGCCGTTCTGGGCCGCCAACTACTGCGCGGCCGTCTCCCGCATGGGCTACGTCCCGTTCCTGGTCGCCACGGGGCTCGGTTCGATCCCGAACACCGCCGCGTACGTCGTCGCGGGCGCCCGCGCCTCGACGCCGACGTCTCCGGCCTTCCTGATCGCGATGGCCTGCATCGCGCTGCCGGCGCTGGTGGGCGCGGCGATAGCCTGGCGCAAGCGCCACCAGTTGCGCGGGGTCAGGTAA
- a CDS encoding undecaprenyl-diphosphate phosphatase, with the protein MSWFESLILGLVQGLTEFLPVSSSAHLRLTAAFSGWKDPGAAFTAITQIGTEAAVLIYFRKDIGRIISAWTRSLTNKELRGNHDAQMGWLVIVGSIPIGVLGVTLKDQIEGPFRDLRITATMLIVVGVIIGIADRLAARDEKGGRHRAPKQRKSIENLGVKDGLIYGLCQACALIPGVSRSGATISGGLFMGYTREAAARYSFLLAIPAVLASGLFEVKDAMESDHISWGPTIFATVIAFGTGYAVIAWFMKFISTKSFMPFVWYRIALGIVIIALVATGSLSPHAAESSG; encoded by the coding sequence ATGTCTTGGTTTGAATCCCTCATCCTCGGACTCGTCCAGGGGCTGACCGAGTTCCTCCCCGTCTCCTCCAGTGCGCACCTGCGCCTGACGGCGGCCTTCTCGGGCTGGAAGGACCCCGGCGCGGCCTTCACCGCGATCACCCAGATCGGCACCGAGGCCGCGGTGCTGATCTACTTCCGCAAGGACATCGGGCGGATCATCTCCGCGTGGACGCGTTCGCTCACCAACAAGGAGCTGCGCGGGAACCACGACGCGCAGATGGGCTGGCTCGTCATCGTCGGCTCGATCCCGATCGGTGTGCTCGGGGTGACGCTGAAGGACCAGATCGAGGGGCCGTTCCGCGATCTGCGGATCACCGCGACGATGCTGATCGTCGTGGGCGTGATCATCGGCATCGCCGACCGGCTGGCGGCACGCGACGAGAAGGGCGGCCGGCACCGGGCGCCCAAGCAGCGCAAGTCCATCGAGAACCTGGGCGTCAAGGACGGCCTGATCTACGGTCTCTGCCAGGCCTGCGCCCTCATCCCGGGCGTCTCCCGCTCCGGGGCGACCATCAGCGGCGGCCTGTTCATGGGCTACACACGCGAGGCCGCGGCCCGTTACTCCTTCCTCCTCGCCATCCCCGCGGTGCTCGCCTCCGGCTTGTTCGAGGTCAAGGACGCGATGGAGAGCGACCACATATCCTGGGGCCCGACGATCTTCGCCACGGTGATCGCCTTCGGAACCGGCTACGCGGTCATCGCCTGGTTCATGAAGTTCATCAGTACCAAGTCGTTCATGCCGTTCGTCTGGTACCGCATCGCCCTGGGCATCGTCATCATCGCCCTGGTCGCCACGGGCTCCCTGAGCCCGCACGCGGCCGAGTCCTCGGGCTGA
- a CDS encoding SDR family oxidoreductase codes for MARPVTVVTGGSRGIGAATCLRLAADGHDVVVGYVRDAAAAEDVAAGVRNAGRRCVAVRVDTSVEAEVAGLFEVAEERLGPVTGLVNNAGVTGALGRLADAEPVDLRRVVDVNLLGTLLCSRRAAQLMTARGSGVIVNVSSAAATLGSPGDYVHYAATKAAVDALTVGLAKELGPDGVRVNAVAPGMIDTEMHATMGDPDRARRAAGTIPLRRPGQAEEIAAAIAWLMSPDASYATGAVLRVSGGR; via the coding sequence ATGGCACGACCCGTGACGGTGGTTACGGGCGGCAGCAGGGGGATCGGGGCCGCGACCTGTCTGCGGCTCGCGGCGGACGGGCATGACGTGGTGGTGGGGTACGTCCGGGACGCGGCCGCCGCCGAGGACGTGGCTGCTGGGGTGCGGAACGCGGGGCGTCGGTGTGTCGCGGTGCGGGTGGACACCTCGGTCGAGGCGGAGGTCGCCGGGCTCTTCGAGGTGGCGGAGGAGCGGCTCGGGCCGGTGACAGGGCTGGTCAACAACGCGGGTGTGACCGGTGCGTTGGGGCGGCTCGCCGACGCGGAACCGGTGGATCTGCGGCGGGTCGTGGACGTCAACCTGCTGGGCACGCTGCTGTGTTCACGGCGGGCGGCGCAGCTCATGACGGCGCGGGGGAGCGGCGTGATCGTGAACGTGTCGTCGGCCGCCGCCACCCTCGGAAGCCCGGGTGACTACGTCCACTACGCGGCGACCAAGGCCGCTGTCGACGCGCTGACGGTGGGCCTGGCCAAGGAACTCGGGCCGGACGGGGTCCGGGTCAACGCGGTCGCGCCCGGAATGATCGACACGGAGATGCACGCGACGATGGGCGACCCGGACCGTGCGCGCCGCGCGGCCGGCACGATTCCGTTGCGGAGGCCGGGGCAGGCGGAGGAGATCGCGGCGGCCATCGCGTGGCTGATGTCTCCGGACGCGTCGTACGCGACGGGGGCGGTGTTGCGGGTGTCCGGCGGGCGGTGA
- a CDS encoding FAD-dependent monooxygenase translates to MRAIVVGAGIGGLTAALSLRRAGHEVTLVERTSRFTEVGAGIQLAPNATRVLRRLDLLDTVAARAARPAHVSFRTWSDGAEICRYLLGRAVEDTFGAPYLQVHRADLHTALAAAVPQGSVRLDTVVVGVDQDDECAWVRTVGGERLRADLVVAADGVRSAARQWLFGADEAVFSRTAAYRALLPAAEVADMDLPDTGIWLGPDRHVVHYWVRGGELLNIVAVFKTRAAEESWTAQAEPGEQLREFGGWDPRVRDLLERAGQVFRYGIHTRSPLPRWNTGRVTLLGDSAHAMVPFQAQGAAQAIMDAAVLGDVLVGATPDEVPDALDRYVRRRLAAATSTQAASARAGEDFHLPDGPEALARNVRMAGHAAGNVFMPQATAWAADVLDDQAPS, encoded by the coding sequence ATGAGAGCGATCGTCGTGGGGGCGGGCATCGGGGGGCTGACCGCGGCGCTGAGCCTGCGCCGCGCCGGTCATGAGGTCACGCTGGTCGAGCGGACGTCGCGGTTCACCGAGGTCGGTGCCGGGATCCAGCTCGCGCCCAACGCGACCCGCGTACTGCGCCGACTGGACCTGCTCGACACGGTCGCCGCACGGGCCGCCCGCCCCGCCCACGTGAGCTTCCGCACCTGGTCCGACGGGGCCGAGATCTGCCGCTATCTGCTCGGGCGTGCGGTCGAGGACACGTTCGGCGCACCCTACCTCCAGGTCCACCGGGCCGATCTGCACACGGCCCTGGCCGCCGCGGTGCCGCAGGGGTCGGTACGCCTGGACACCGTCGTCGTCGGCGTCGACCAGGACGACGAGTGCGCCTGGGTGAGAACGGTCGGCGGTGAGCGCCTACGGGCGGACCTGGTGGTGGCCGCGGACGGGGTGCGGTCCGCCGCCCGCCAGTGGCTCTTCGGTGCCGATGAGGCCGTCTTCTCACGAACCGCCGCCTACCGGGCACTCCTCCCCGCCGCCGAGGTGGCCGACATGGACCTGCCGGACACCGGGATCTGGCTCGGACCGGATCGGCACGTCGTCCACTACTGGGTACGTGGTGGGGAACTGCTCAACATCGTGGCCGTCTTCAAGACGCGGGCGGCCGAGGAGTCATGGACCGCGCAGGCGGAACCGGGAGAGCAGCTGCGCGAGTTCGGCGGGTGGGACCCTCGGGTGCGCGACCTCCTCGAACGCGCGGGACAGGTGTTCCGCTACGGCATCCACACGCGGTCCCCGCTCCCGCGGTGGAACACCGGTCGGGTGACCCTGCTGGGCGACAGCGCCCACGCGATGGTGCCGTTCCAGGCCCAGGGCGCGGCGCAGGCGATCATGGACGCGGCCGTGCTCGGCGACGTCCTCGTGGGGGCGACGCCGGACGAGGTGCCCGACGCGCTCGACCGGTACGTGCGCCGGCGGCTGGCGGCCGCCACGAGCACGCAGGCCGCTTCCGCCCGGGCGGGCGAGGACTTCCATCTCCCGGACGGGCCCGAGGCCCTGGCGCGGAACGTCCGCATGGCGGGCCATGCGGCCGGGAACGTGTTCATGCCTCAGGCGACCGCGTGGGCGGCCGACGTCCTCGACGATCAGGCGCCGTCGTGA
- a CDS encoding nuclear transport factor 2 family protein, whose translation MTQRVELAAVMDRLAVDGLITDYAVAVDDGDWPAYRDLFTSDGRADYRSAGGIEGDAGNVATWLEESMRVFAMRQHLIVNRRLRFGVLDQDTGDTAHVRADYVNPMRLAEEGDGAGPAAPDFVCGGRYDFGLLRTDDGWRLREVIVQEKWRRLPDRASAPVID comes from the coding sequence ATGACGCAGCGTGTGGAGCTTGCCGCCGTGATGGACAGACTGGCTGTCGACGGTCTGATCACCGACTACGCCGTGGCCGTGGACGACGGTGACTGGCCGGCGTACCGAGATCTGTTCACGTCCGACGGGCGGGCGGACTACCGCTCGGCCGGTGGTATCGAGGGGGACGCGGGGAACGTCGCCACGTGGCTCGAGGAGAGCATGCGGGTGTTCGCGATGCGCCAGCATCTGATCGTCAACCGTCGGCTGCGCTTCGGTGTACTCGACCAGGACACTGGGGACACGGCCCATGTGCGGGCCGACTACGTCAATCCCATGCGCCTCGCCGAGGAGGGCGACGGCGCCGGTCCTGCCGCTCCTGACTTCGTGTGCGGCGGCCGGTACGACTTCGGGCTGCTGCGCACCGACGACGGCTGGCGACTGCGGGAGGTGATCGTCCAGGAGAAGTGGCGGCGCCTGCCCGACCGGGCCTCGGCGCCTGTGATCGACTGA
- the lnt gene encoding apolipoprotein N-acyltransferase — MTSFGQWFASPWRRSTAAALAGALPVLAFPAPSLWWCAYVALVPWIALVRSAPTGKRAAYDGWCGGFGFMLAMHHWLFPFLNVFTVVLAALLGALWAPWGWLVRRFLAGTPSRGRIAAALLVLPSGWLGVELVRSWQGLGGPWGVLGASQWDVAPALRLASVGGVWLLSFLVVGVNVAIAVLVVIRESRLPALAGLVAAAAAASAAWIWSPRPDTDGRTRIAVVQAGVVDGAGSADRRFDLEERLTRRLVGQDVDLIVWGESSVGFDLDDRPDLARRIAVLSRDTGADILVNVDARRSDKPGIYKSSVLVGADGLTGERYDKMRLVPFGEYIPARSLLGWATSVGKAAGEDRRKGSRQVVMNVGHGLRIGPMVCFETAFPDMTRHLAEDGADVLVGQSSTSSFQRSWAPEQHASLAALRAAETGRPMVHATLTGVSAVYDASGRRVGPWLGTDSSAAQVYDVSLAKGVTPYVRLGDWPVHAALSVLAVWAVTEGVRTLRIKRLVPEPRVPPARTAHESPARPGR; from the coding sequence ATGACTTCGTTCGGCCAATGGTTCGCCTCCCCGTGGCGGCGCTCGACCGCCGCCGCGCTGGCGGGTGCCCTGCCCGTGCTCGCGTTTCCCGCCCCGTCGCTGTGGTGGTGCGCCTACGTCGCCCTCGTCCCCTGGATCGCGCTGGTCCGCTCGGCGCCGACCGGGAAACGGGCGGCGTACGACGGCTGGTGCGGCGGTTTCGGCTTCATGCTGGCGATGCACCACTGGCTGTTCCCCTTCCTGAACGTGTTCACGGTCGTCCTCGCCGCGCTGCTGGGCGCGCTGTGGGCTCCCTGGGGCTGGCTGGTGCGCCGGTTCCTGGCCGGAACGCCCTCGCGGGGCAGGATCGCGGCCGCCCTCCTGGTCCTGCCGTCAGGGTGGCTCGGGGTCGAGTTGGTGCGCTCCTGGCAGGGTCTGGGCGGTCCGTGGGGCGTGCTCGGCGCCAGTCAGTGGGACGTGGCGCCCGCGCTCAGGCTGGCCTCGGTGGGCGGGGTGTGGCTGCTCAGCTTCCTGGTGGTGGGCGTCAATGTGGCGATCGCCGTTCTCGTCGTGATCCGCGAGTCCCGGCTGCCCGCCCTGGCCGGGCTCGTGGCGGCGGCCGCCGCGGCCTCGGCGGCCTGGATCTGGTCGCCGCGCCCCGACACCGACGGCCGGACCAGGATCGCGGTCGTCCAGGCGGGCGTGGTGGACGGTGCCGGGAGCGCCGACCGCCGGTTCGACCTGGAGGAGCGGCTGACCCGGCGGTTGGTCGGGCAGGACGTCGACCTGATCGTGTGGGGCGAGAGCAGCGTCGGTTTCGACCTGGACGACCGTCCCGACCTCGCCCGGCGGATAGCGGTCCTCTCCCGTGACACCGGCGCCGACATCCTGGTCAACGTGGACGCCCGGCGCTCCGACAAACCCGGCATCTACAAGAGTTCCGTCCTCGTCGGCGCGGACGGTCTCACCGGCGAGCGCTACGACAAGATGCGGCTCGTCCCCTTCGGCGAGTACATCCCGGCGCGCTCGCTGCTCGGCTGGGCGACCTCCGTCGGCAAGGCTGCCGGCGAGGACCGCAGGAAGGGCTCCCGGCAGGTGGTGATGAACGTCGGGCACGGGCTGCGGATCGGCCCGATGGTGTGCTTCGAGACCGCCTTTCCCGACATGACCCGCCATCTCGCCGAGGACGGTGCCGACGTACTGGTCGGCCAGTCGTCGACATCGTCGTTCCAGCGCAGCTGGGCCCCGGAGCAGCACGCCTCGCTCGCCGCGCTGCGCGCCGCCGAGACGGGCCGCCCCATGGTGCACGCGACGCTGACGGGCGTGTCCGCCGTCTACGACGCGAGCGGCCGACGAGTCGGCCCGTGGCTCGGGACCGACAGCAGCGCCGCCCAGGTGTACGACGTGTCGTTGGCGAAGGGCGTCACACCGTACGTCCGTCTCGGCGACTGGCCGGTGCACGCGGCGCTGTCGGTGCTCGCCGTGTGGGCCGTCACCGAGGGGGTGCGGACGCTGCGGATCAAACGCCTCGTTCCTGAACCGCGCGTACCACCCGCTCGCACAGCTCATGAGTCGCCAGCGCGTCCCGGGCGCTGA